Proteins from a genomic interval of Polaribacter sp. Q13:
- a CDS encoding helicase HerA-like domain-containing protein: protein MSQKEEFFEYINNGYKTKGDFIALGAAMLGEETITDAIVKIPLKTLNRHGLIAGATGTGKTKTLQVLAENLSEKGIPVLLMDIKGDLSGLAQPSPGHAKIDERHAKIGFPFTAQKFPIEVLTISEQDGTRMRATVSEFGPVLLSRILDLTETQSGIVAIIFKYCDDNKFALLDIKDFKKVLQYVTNEGKEEIQAEYGRISSSSTGAILRKIVEIEQQGGDLFFGEKSFDVEDLTRVDEDGKGIISVLRLTDIQDKPKLFSTFMLQLLAEVYETFPEQGDSGKPELIIFIDEAHLVFEEASKALLNQIESIVKLIRSKGIGLYFVTQNPKDVPEDILAQLGLKIQHALRAFTAKDRKAIKLAAENYPSSEYYDTKEVLTQLGIGEAFVSVLNEKGIPTPLARTMLRAPMSRMDVLTDKELKNVINNSRLFYKYNENLDRESAYEMLNAKIEKINKAEEKAIQAEADKKEREKIAKEKEKERQREERATRSTTRRRSTAQNPLIKVLTSATFIRAAFGILKKVLK from the coding sequence ATGAGTCAGAAGGAAGAGTTTTTCGAATATATTAATAACGGTTACAAAACCAAAGGCGATTTTATAGCATTAGGTGCAGCAATGTTAGGGGAAGAAACCATAACAGATGCCATCGTTAAAATTCCACTTAAAACCTTGAATAGGCATGGTTTAATAGCAGGGGCAACCGGTACAGGTAAAACAAAAACGTTGCAAGTTTTAGCCGAAAATTTATCAGAAAAAGGAATTCCGGTCTTATTAATGGACATTAAAGGAGATCTTTCTGGTTTGGCGCAACCAAGTCCTGGACACGCAAAAATAGACGAACGTCACGCCAAAATTGGTTTCCCGTTTACAGCACAAAAATTTCCAATAGAAGTTTTAACCATTTCAGAGCAAGACGGAACAAGAATGCGTGCTACGGTATCAGAATTCGGACCTGTTTTATTATCAAGAATTTTAGACTTAACAGAAACTCAAAGCGGAATTGTTGCCATCATTTTTAAATATTGTGATGACAATAAATTTGCGCTTTTAGATATTAAAGACTTCAAAAAAGTTTTACAATATGTTACCAACGAGGGGAAAGAAGAAATTCAAGCAGAATATGGTCGAATTTCATCATCATCTACCGGTGCAATTTTGCGTAAAATTGTTGAAATAGAACAACAAGGAGGAGATTTATTCTTCGGAGAAAAATCTTTTGATGTAGAAGACTTAACCAGAGTAGATGAAGACGGAAAAGGAATTATTTCTGTATTGCGTTTAACCGATATACAAGACAAACCAAAGTTGTTTTCAACATTTATGTTACAATTATTAGCTGAGGTTTATGAAACTTTTCCGGAACAAGGAGATAGCGGAAAACCAGAGTTAATTATCTTTATAGACGAAGCACATTTGGTGTTTGAAGAAGCTTCTAAGGCCTTATTAAATCAGATAGAAAGTATTGTGAAATTAATTCGTTCTAAAGGAATCGGATTGTATTTTGTAACGCAAAATCCTAAAGATGTGCCAGAAGATATTTTAGCGCAATTGGGATTAAAAATTCAGCATGCATTAAGAGCTTTTACTGCAAAAGATAGAAAAGCAATTAAGTTGGCGGCAGAGAATTATCCTTCTTCAGAATATTATGATACTAAGGAAGTTTTAACGCAATTAGGAATTGGAGAAGCGTTTGTTTCTGTTTTAAATGAAAAAGGAATTCCCACTCCGTTGGCAAGAACCATGTTGCGTGCACCCATGAGTAGAATGGATGTTTTAACAGATAAAGAGTTGAAAAATGTAATAAATAATTCGCGTCTTTTTTATAAGTACAATGAAAACTTAGACAGAGAAAGTGCGTATGAAATGTTAAATGCCAAGATAGAAAAGATTAACAAGGCAGAAGAAAAAGCAATACAAGCAGAGGCCGATAAAAAAGAAAGAGAAAAAATAGCAAAGGAAAAAGAGAAAGAAAGACAAAGAGAAGAAAGAGCAACAAGAAGTACAACAAGAAGAAGAAGTACAGCTCAAAACCCGCTTATAAAAGTATTAACAAGCGCCACTTTTATTAGAGCGGCATTTGGTATCTTAAAAAAAGTATTAAAATAA
- the msrB gene encoding peptide-methionine (R)-S-oxide reductase MsrB codes for MKNIFSLLTLLFLISCSSNAQTSSKEQKTYTIEKTNAEWKKILTPKQYYVLREAGTERAFSSSFNTNKATGTYVCAACKTPLYKSEYKYDSGSGWPSFDRAIKNNVELDVDYKIGYARTELKCNTCGGHLGHSFDDGPKNSTGKRHCINGDALEFIAN; via the coding sequence ATGAAAAATATATTCTCCTTACTTACGCTACTTTTTTTAATTAGTTGTTCTAGCAATGCTCAGACTTCATCCAAAGAACAAAAAACCTATACCATTGAAAAAACAAATGCCGAATGGAAAAAAATATTAACTCCTAAACAATATTATGTATTACGAGAAGCAGGCACAGAAAGAGCTTTTTCTAGTTCTTTTAACACAAACAAAGCTACTGGTACTTATGTTTGTGCTGCTTGTAAAACACCTCTATATAAATCTGAGTACAAATATGATTCTGGTTCTGGTTGGCCTTCTTTTGACAGAGCTATTAAAAATAATGTTGAATTAGATGTCGATTATAAAATTGGGTACGCTAGAACAGAGTTAAAATGCAATACTTGTGGTGGTCACTTAGGACATTCTTTTGATGATGGCCCTAAAAACTCTACCGGAAAACGTCATTGTATTAATGGTGATGCTTTAGAATTTATTGCTAACTAA
- a CDS encoding cupin domain-containing protein, with translation MKKKYTIQKSPFVVPTTDGKLIEEHFGNATDGNSQISIAHMIAPSGWSEPFQTPKFDEYTYIIKGKKQFIIDGETVVLSAGESIKIEKNTRVQYSNPFTEQCEYMAICLPAFSIDMVNREEN, from the coding sequence ATGAAGAAAAAATATACCATTCAAAAATCACCATTTGTAGTTCCAACTACAGACGGTAAACTAATAGAAGAACACTTTGGTAATGCAACCGATGGAAATTCTCAAATAAGTATTGCACACATGATTGCGCCTTCTGGTTGGAGTGAACCTTTTCAAACCCCAAAATTTGATGAATACACCTATATTATAAAAGGAAAAAAACAATTTATTATTGATGGCGAAACAGTTGTTTTATCCGCAGGTGAATCTATCAAAATAGAAAAAAATACCCGAGTACAATACTCAAACCCTTTTACAGAACAATGTGAATATATGGCAATTTGTTTGCCTGCATTTTCTATAGATATGGTAAATAGAGAAGAAAATTAA
- a CDS encoding GNAT family N-acetyltransferase yields MYWKGQFVGEIGIEIKEDVFRLSAEMGYFIGEPFWGKGIASKAIKLMTDYVFNNFNIIRIEAGVFDFNKPSMRVLEKNDFSIESIKRNAVIKNGKIINDHIWVKLKELKE; encoded by the coding sequence ATATATTGGAAAGGTCAATTCGTAGGAGAAATAGGAATTGAAATTAAGGAAGATGTATTTAGATTAAGTGCAGAAATGGGATATTTTATTGGAGAGCCTTTTTGGGGAAAAGGAATTGCTTCTAAAGCAATAAAACTAATGACAGATTATGTGTTCAATAATTTTAATATTATAAGAATTGAGGCTGGCGTTTTCGATTTCAATAAACCATCTATGAGAGTGTTAGAAAAAAATGATTTTAGTATAGAAAGCATTAAAAGGAACGCAGTTATCAAAAATGGGAAAATTATAAATGACCATATTTGGGTTAAATTAAAGGAATTAAAAGAATAA
- the ffh gene encoding signal recognition particle protein, which yields MFNNLSDKLDKALHTLKGHGKITEVNVAETLKEVRRALLDADVNFKIAKEFTKRVQTKALGQDVLTTLNPGQLMVKLVKDELTDLMGGETVGVNLGGSPTVILMSGLQGSGKTTFSGKLANFLKDKKSKQVLLVGCDVYRPAAINQLQVVGEQIGVEVYAEVGNNNPVEISQNAIKHAKANGKNVVIIDTAGRLAVDTEMMNEISNIHKAVSPQETLFVVDSMTGQDAVNTAKAFNDILNFDGVVLTKLDGDTRGGAALSIKSVVDKPIKFIGTGEKMDAIDVFHPDRMADRILGMGDVVSLVERAQDQYDEEEARKLQKKIAKNQFGFDDFLSQIQQIKKMGSMKDLVGMIPGAGKAMKDVDIDDDAFKGIEAIIHSMTPEERSTPTTINASRKKRIAKGSGTSVNEVNQLMKQFNQMSKMMKMMQGGGGKKMMQMMQGMK from the coding sequence ATGTTTAATAATTTAAGCGATAAATTAGATAAAGCTTTACACACCCTAAAAGGTCATGGTAAAATTACAGAGGTTAATGTTGCAGAAACGCTAAAAGAAGTTAGAAGAGCGTTATTAGATGCCGATGTAAACTTTAAAATTGCCAAAGAATTTACCAAAAGAGTTCAAACCAAAGCATTAGGTCAAGACGTATTAACAACGTTAAACCCTGGGCAATTAATGGTAAAGTTAGTTAAAGATGAACTAACCGATTTAATGGGAGGTGAAACTGTAGGTGTTAATTTAGGTGGTTCGCCAACCGTAATTTTAATGTCTGGTTTACAAGGTTCTGGTAAAACTACTTTTTCAGGAAAATTAGCAAACTTTCTAAAAGATAAAAAGTCTAAACAAGTTTTATTAGTAGGTTGTGATGTTTATAGACCTGCAGCAATTAATCAATTACAAGTTGTTGGAGAACAAATTGGCGTTGAGGTATATGCTGAAGTAGGGAACAACAATCCTGTAGAAATTTCACAAAACGCTATAAAGCATGCAAAAGCAAACGGTAAAAATGTAGTTATTATTGATACTGCTGGTCGTTTAGCTGTGGATACAGAAATGATGAATGAAATTTCTAACATTCATAAAGCTGTAAGTCCGCAAGAAACTTTATTTGTAGTAGATTCTATGACAGGGCAAGATGCTGTAAATACAGCAAAAGCTTTTAACGATATCTTAAATTTTGATGGAGTTGTTCTTACAAAATTAGATGGAGATACACGTGGTGGAGCCGCTTTATCTATTAAATCTGTGGTTGATAAACCAATTAAGTTTATTGGTACTGGAGAAAAAATGGATGCTATAGATGTATTCCATCCAGATAGAATGGCAGACAGAATTCTTGGTATGGGAGATGTTGTTTCTTTAGTAGAAAGAGCACAAGACCAATACGACGAAGAAGAAGCTAGAAAATTACAGAAAAAGATTGCTAAAAATCAATTTGGTTTTGATGACTTTTTAAGTCAGATTCAACAAATTAAAAAGATGGGTAGCATGAAAGATTTAGTGGGTATGATTCCTGGTGCTGGTAAAGCAATGAAAGATGTAGATATAGATGATGACGCTTTTAAAGGTATTGAAGCAATTATACATTCTATGACACCAGAAGAAAGAAGCACACCAACAACTATAAATGCAAGTAGAAAAAAGAGAATTGCAAAAGGATCTGGAACTTCTGTTAACGAAGTAAACCAACTGATGAAGCAATTTAACCAGATGAGCAAAATGATGAAGATGATGCAAGGTGGTGGTGGCAAAAAGATGATGCAAATGATGCAAGGGATGAAATAA
- the folD gene encoding bifunctional methylenetetrahydrofolate dehydrogenase/methenyltetrahydrofolate cyclohydrolase FolD, whose protein sequence is MILLDGKKTSADIKEEIALEVRELKNNGADTPHLAAVIVGNDGASITYVNAKVKACERVGFESSLIRLPEDTTEEDLLNEIEILNIDKDIDGFIVQLPLPKHIDEQKILMAINPDKDVDGFHPTNVGKMALNLPTFISATPFGILELLDRYNVETSGKHVVVLGRSHIVGSPMSILLSQKRKVGNATVTMCHSRTKNLKEITLQADIIIAAIGIPEFLKADMVKDHVTVIDVGITRLPDSSKKSGFRLVGDVAFDEVSKKSDFITPVPGGVGPMTIAMLLKNTLLACHRNN, encoded by the coding sequence ATGATTTTATTAGACGGAAAAAAAACATCTGCAGATATTAAAGAAGAAATCGCTTTAGAAGTAAGAGAATTAAAGAACAATGGAGCGGACACTCCTCATTTAGCAGCTGTAATTGTTGGAAACGACGGAGCAAGTATTACTTATGTAAACGCAAAAGTAAAAGCTTGCGAACGTGTTGGATTTGAATCTAGTTTAATTAGATTACCAGAAGACACTACTGAAGAAGATTTATTAAATGAAATTGAAATTTTAAATATTGATAAAGACATTGATGGTTTTATAGTACAACTTCCGTTGCCTAAACATATTGATGAACAAAAAATATTAATGGCTATAAACCCTGATAAGGATGTAGACGGATTTCATCCAACGAATGTTGGAAAAATGGCTTTAAATTTACCTACTTTTATCTCTGCAACTCCTTTCGGAATTTTAGAATTATTAGATAGATATAATGTTGAAACTTCTGGAAAACACGTGGTTGTTTTAGGTAGAAGTCATATTGTTGGTAGCCCAATGAGTATTTTATTATCGCAAAAAAGAAAGGTTGGTAATGCAACTGTAACCATGTGCCATAGTAGAACTAAAAACTTAAAAGAAATAACTTTACAAGCAGATATTATTATTGCTGCTATTGGTATTCCAGAGTTTTTAAAGGCAGATATGGTAAAAGATCATGTAACTGTTATAGATGTTGGTATTACTCGTTTACCAGATTCTAGTAAAAAAAGTGGATTTAGATTAGTAGGTGATGTTGCCTTTGATGAAGTTTCTAAAAAATCTGATTTTATTACACCTGTTCCTGGTGGAGTTGGCCCAATGACCATAGCAATGTTGTTAAAAAACACCCTTTTGGCTTGTCACAGAAATAACTAA
- a CDS encoding MFS transporter, translated as MLKIGDKKLINAWAFYDWANSVYSLVISTAVFPIYYAGLTTSEGFANADGKIAFLGTLWTPTTLYNYAMAFSFLVVAFISPMLSGIADYAGNKKKFLKGFCLLGALSVMSLFFFTGKETLWVGILFTILASIGFWGSIVFYNAYLPEVALPEQQDNASAKGFMLGYLGSIILLLLCLVLIETKVFGFYDKQLGSQLSFVLVGLWWLGFAQITYAKLPNEEKKEIPKDNYFSKGLKEIKKVAKELFAYRELKIFLISFFLWSIGVQTIILMAGIFGTILGLETLNLIGTILLVQFVGILGAFLFSRLSNKIGNIKTLKITIVIWGVVCFIGFNLTKETPNIDIYFYVLGALIGLVMGAIQSLARSTYSKMLPKTEDTASYFSFFDVTEKIALVIGMVTFGILNSMISIQSSVLALAVFFLAAFISLSRIKKTEYVH; from the coding sequence ATGTTAAAAATAGGAGATAAAAAATTAATCAATGCTTGGGCTTTTTATGATTGGGCAAATTCAGTATATTCTTTGGTTATAAGTACTGCTGTTTTTCCTATTTATTATGCAGGTTTAACTACCTCAGAAGGTTTTGCAAATGCAGATGGTAAAATTGCCTTTTTAGGTACTTTATGGACACCGACAACCTTGTATAATTATGCTATGGCTTTTTCATTTTTAGTGGTCGCTTTTATTTCGCCAATGCTTTCTGGTATTGCAGATTATGCCGGTAATAAAAAGAAATTTTTAAAAGGTTTCTGTTTACTAGGCGCGCTGTCAGTAATGAGTTTATTCTTTTTTACAGGAAAAGAAACGCTTTGGGTGGGAATTCTTTTTACCATTTTAGCAAGTATTGGGTTCTGGGGAAGTATTGTGTTTTACAACGCCTATCTGCCAGAGGTAGCTTTACCAGAACAACAAGACAATGCCAGTGCAAAAGGGTTTATGTTAGGGTATTTAGGTTCTATAATATTATTGCTTTTGTGTTTGGTTTTAATAGAAACTAAAGTTTTTGGTTTTTATGATAAACAACTGGGCTCTCAGTTATCTTTTGTCTTAGTAGGATTGTGGTGGCTTGGTTTTGCACAAATAACCTATGCTAAATTGCCAAACGAAGAAAAAAAAGAAATCCCTAAAGACAATTATTTTTCGAAAGGACTAAAAGAAATAAAAAAAGTAGCCAAAGAATTATTTGCATACAGAGAATTAAAAATATTTTTAATTTCTTTCTTTTTATGGAGTATTGGTGTACAAACAATAATTTTAATGGCGGGTATTTTTGGAACTATTTTAGGTTTAGAAACCTTAAACTTAATTGGTACTATTTTACTAGTTCAGTTTGTAGGAATTTTAGGAGCTTTCTTGTTTTCTAGATTGTCAAATAAAATAGGAAATATCAAAACATTAAAAATTACCATTGTAATTTGGGGAGTTGTTTGTTTTATTGGTTTTAACCTCACAAAAGAGACGCCGAATATAGATATATATTTTTATGTTTTAGGAGCTTTAATAGGTTTGGTAATGGGCGCTATACAGTCTTTAGCAAGGTCTACCTATTCTAAAATGTTACCAAAAACGGAAGATACTGCATCGTATTTTAGCTTTTTTGATGTTACAGAAAAAATAGCTTTGGTGATTGGTATGGTTACTTTTGGAATTTTAAATTCTATGATATCGATACAATCTAGTGTATTGGCACTAGCTGTATTCTTTTTGGCTGCTTTTATTTCTTTAAGTAGGATTAAGAAAACCGAGTATGTGCATTAA
- a CDS encoding T9SS type A sorting domain-containing protein, producing MIKESLLIILVLFVFETYSQHTKRTLLNSTISTVGSNSVQSISKNKIRYQIAQSIGQSSIIGTKSTSKINVQQGFLNNSKIFNINNSNIDIIDESLRLVISPNPFIEFITLNFSKETKHKIHIRIYDINRKIIFTKEYTPTDNLLIPLKHYSIGTYIIRIQSGTSTFTEKLLKTE from the coding sequence TTGATTAAAGAATCACTTTTAATAATACTTGTTTTATTTGTATTTGAAACTTATTCTCAACATACAAAACGAACTCTTTTAAATTCTACAATATCTACTGTAGGTAGCAATTCTGTACAATCTATTTCTAAAAATAAAATAAGGTACCAAATTGCACAAAGCATTGGTCAATCTAGTATTATTGGCACAAAAAGTACTAGTAAAATAAATGTTCAACAAGGGTTTTTAAATAATAGTAAAATATTTAACATCAATAATTCTAACATAGATATTATTGATGAATCTCTTAGACTTGTAATTTCTCCAAATCCTTTTATAGAATTTATAACACTTAACTTCTCTAAAGAAACTAAGCATAAAATTCATATACGAATTTATGACATCAATCGTAAAATCATCTTTACAAAAGAATACACCCCTACAGACAATTTACTTATCCCCCTTAAACATTATAGTATAGGAACTTATATTATACGCATACAAAGTGGTACTAGTACATTTACAGAAAAGCTTCTAAAAACAGAATAA
- a CDS encoding winged helix-turn-helix domain-containing protein, which translates to MKEILSPIEAQKIVLLSQRVLPGELKGASLANTLASIEHLGYVQIDTISAIQRAHHHTLWNRNPEYQLSDIDTLIETKQIFEYWSHAAAYLPIRDYKYSLPRKQAILKNEQSHWFQKDVKLMDAILKRIKNEGPLMAKDFVHTAKVGEWQSKPAKQALENLFIQGDLMISNRKNFHKVYDLTERVLPENIDVKCPTQQEHIRFLITSYLRANGIGMASEIAYLLKNTKTLVSSELKDMYANNELLEVHVKGQVYYALPNVLSLLSKPINSQLKILSPFDNLLIQRKRIQHLFNFDYKIECYTPAAKRKYGYFSLPILWDGKLVARMDCKADKKSATLHIHHLFFEENFSFNDDFKAAFIKEIGVFKNFNNCTDVEVHKTTPSSLLRTIKSIS; encoded by the coding sequence ATGAAAGAAATACTTTCACCAATAGAAGCTCAAAAGATAGTTTTGCTTTCTCAACGTGTTTTGCCTGGTGAGTTAAAAGGTGCGTCATTAGCTAATACACTTGCCAGTATTGAACATCTTGGTTATGTGCAGATAGATACCATTTCTGCTATTCAACGTGCCCATCATCATACGTTATGGAATAGAAATCCAGAATATCAACTTTCTGATATTGATACGTTAATTGAAACCAAACAGATTTTCGAATATTGGTCGCATGCGGCAGCATATCTGCCAATTCGAGACTATAAATATTCACTTCCTCGTAAACAAGCTATTTTAAAGAACGAACAAAGTCATTGGTTTCAGAAAGATGTCAAACTCATGGATGCCATACTAAAACGCATAAAAAACGAAGGGCCTTTAATGGCAAAGGATTTTGTTCACACAGCTAAAGTTGGGGAATGGCAAAGTAAACCGGCAAAGCAAGCTTTAGAGAATTTGTTTATACAAGGAGATTTGATGATTTCTAATCGTAAGAATTTTCACAAAGTATATGACCTTACGGAACGCGTTTTACCAGAGAATATTGATGTGAAATGCCCTACTCAGCAAGAACATATTCGTTTTTTAATTACAAGCTATCTAAGAGCCAATGGTATTGGTATGGCAAGTGAAATTGCCTATTTACTTAAAAATACCAAAACACTTGTTTCTTCTGAACTGAAGGATATGTATGCTAACAATGAATTATTAGAAGTGCATGTTAAGGGACAAGTATATTACGCCTTGCCTAATGTTTTGAGTTTGTTAAGTAAGCCCATAAATAGTCAACTAAAAATTCTTTCTCCTTTTGATAATTTATTGATTCAGCGTAAACGCATACAGCACTTATTTAATTTTGATTACAAAATAGAATGTTATACTCCAGCTGCAAAACGTAAATATGGCTATTTTTCATTACCCATTCTTTGGGATGGGAAATTAGTGGCAAGAATGGATTGTAAGGCTGATAAAAAGAGTGCGACGCTTCATATTCATCATTTATTTTTTGAAGAAAACTTTTCTTTTAATGATGACTTTAAAGCTGCTTTTATTAAAGAGATAGGGGTGTTCAAAAACTTTAATAATTGTACAGATGTTGAAGTCCATAAAACAACACCTAGCTCATTATTAAGGACCATTAAATCCATTTCTTAG
- a CDS encoding IS256 family transposase produces the protein MKPEDILNEDFLKQFKSGSELTNFLEQLHKRGIEKILEGELDAHLDYDRHQKSKSTNLRNGYTKKKLKTTLGETEINVPRDRESSFNPMIVKKRESTTEGIENIIISLYAKGMSNSDIEEQIRELYDFNISTSTISRITDSITNDIIAWKNRPLEATYLIVWMDGIVFKVRENSKVINKTIYIAVGLRTDGKKEVLGLWLGKNESSAFWMSVLTDIRARGTQDILITATDNLNGFTDTIKTVFPNSVTQICVVHQIRNSCRYVVWKDKKEFTRDMKQIYTAPTKEAAKASLKDFKDKWDSKYSYAIKSWENNWDELTVFFDFPIEIRTIIYTTNLIENLNGKIRKYTKNKLSFPTDEAVMKSVFLALRESTKKWTMPIRNWGIILNQFLAIFENRIKL, from the coding sequence ATGAAACCAGAAGACATTTTAAACGAAGATTTTTTAAAGCAATTTAAAAGCGGATCAGAACTTACTAATTTTTTAGAACAGCTTCATAAACGAGGCATAGAAAAGATCCTTGAGGGAGAATTAGATGCTCACCTAGATTATGATCGACATCAAAAAAGTAAATCAACTAATCTTCGAAATGGGTATACCAAAAAGAAACTAAAAACAACTTTAGGGGAGACAGAAATAAACGTTCCAAGAGACCGTGAAAGTTCTTTTAACCCAATGATTGTTAAAAAAAGAGAAAGTACTACAGAAGGTATAGAAAACATTATAATTTCCCTTTATGCAAAAGGGATGAGCAATAGTGATATAGAAGAACAAATACGAGAACTTTACGATTTTAACATCTCCACAAGTACTATATCAAGAATTACCGATAGTATCACCAATGATATTATAGCTTGGAAGAATAGACCTTTAGAAGCAACATATCTTATCGTTTGGATGGATGGAATCGTTTTTAAAGTTAGAGAAAACTCTAAAGTCATCAACAAAACCATTTACATTGCTGTAGGTTTGAGAACCGATGGTAAAAAAGAAGTACTTGGTTTATGGTTAGGGAAGAATGAATCTTCTGCTTTTTGGATGAGTGTTTTAACAGATATTAGAGCTAGAGGAACACAAGATATCTTAATCACAGCAACCGACAATTTAAACGGATTTACAGATACAATTAAAACTGTTTTCCCTAATTCTGTTACTCAAATATGTGTAGTGCATCAGATTAGAAACTCTTGTCGTTACGTTGTTTGGAAAGACAAAAAAGAGTTTACCAGAGACATGAAACAAATCTATACTGCACCTACAAAAGAAGCTGCAAAGGCATCCTTAAAAGATTTTAAAGATAAATGGGATTCTAAATATTCTTATGCGATTAAAAGTTGGGAAAATAACTGGGATGAACTTACCGTTTTCTTTGATTTCCCTATAGAAATAAGAACTATAATTTATACCACAAATCTTATAGAAAATCTCAACGGGAAAATTAGAAAATATACTAAAAACAAACTCTCGTTCCCAACCGATGAAGCTGTCATGAAATCTGTTTTTTTAGCACTGAGAGAAAGTACTAAAAAGTGGACAATGCCAATTAGAAATTGGGGAATTATACTTAATCAATTTTTAGCTATATTTGAAAACAGGATTAAACTATAA
- a CDS encoding M48 family metallopeptidase, producing the protein MKKTIILVLTVFLFVECSTVPITGRSRVNFVSDAQVLPSSFAQYSSFLEENKLSTNRVMSNQIKEVGKNISAAVDRFMRANGMSKEADSYRWEFNLVEDNTVNAWCMPGGKVVFYTGIMPICANDNGVAAVMGHEVAHAFAKHGQERMSQGQLQQLGGVAVALGTSGKSSESQQLWNTAFGVGSGLGMLKFSRVHEQEADRLGLVFMIMAGYDGREAAEVWVRMSANSGGSSQPEILSTHPSNESRIQDLRNYLPTAKKYAAQYNAKVKN; encoded by the coding sequence ATGAAAAAAACAATTATTTTAGTTTTAACGGTTTTCCTTTTTGTAGAATGCAGTACCGTGCCAATTACAGGTAGAAGCCGTGTTAATTTTGTAAGTGATGCTCAGGTATTACCTTCTAGTTTTGCTCAATATAGTAGTTTTTTAGAAGAAAATAAGTTGTCTACAAATAGGGTAATGTCTAACCAAATAAAAGAAGTTGGTAAAAATATTTCTGCTGCGGTAGATCGTTTTATGAGAGCAAATGGTATGAGTAAAGAAGCAGATTCTTATAGATGGGAGTTTAATTTAGTAGAAGATAATACAGTAAATGCTTGGTGTATGCCAGGAGGTAAAGTTGTTTTTTATACTGGTATTATGCCAATTTGTGCAAATGATAATGGAGTAGCTGCTGTAATGGGGCACGAAGTTGCACATGCTTTTGCTAAACACGGTCAAGAAAGAATGTCTCAAGGGCAATTACAACAATTAGGTGGTGTTGCTGTGGCATTAGGTACTTCTGGTAAAAGTTCAGAATCGCAACAATTATGGAATACCGCATTTGGAGTAGGTTCTGGTTTAGGAATGTTAAAGTTTAGTAGAGTGCATGAACAAGAAGCAGACAGATTAGGTTTGGTTTTTATGATTATGGCTGGTTATGATGGTAGAGAAGCTGCTGAGGTTTGGGTAAGAATGAGTGCTAATTCTGGTGGAAGTTCGCAACCAGAAATTTTAAGCACACACCCTTCTAATGAGTCTAGAATTCAAGATTTAAGAAATTATTTGCCGACAGCTAAAAAATATGCGGCACAATACAATGCCAAAGTAAAGAATTAA
- a CDS encoding DinB family protein, with amino-acid sequence MEKEAIADLLEEKHKALCKWLEEQPDDNWEKGPDGKWTVGQQILHLVNSLQLLNNALSYPRFFLKYKFGLCNREPRDYKTIVNNYHQKLLDSKDKVKTYNNKLKKPLLKDRERLLTRLLIQSKKLQFKIKKISDVNLDTLVIPHPLMGKMTIREIIMWTAYHTEHHTEILIMTYGEDTYC; translated from the coding sequence ATGGAAAAAGAAGCAATTGCAGATTTATTAGAAGAAAAACACAAGGCTTTATGTAAATGGTTAGAAGAGCAACCAGATGATAATTGGGAAAAAGGCCCCGATGGTAAATGGACTGTTGGCCAACAAATACTTCATTTAGTAAACAGCTTGCAACTTTTAAATAATGCTTTAAGCTACCCTCGCTTTTTTTTAAAATATAAATTTGGGTTATGCAATAGAGAACCTAGAGATTATAAAACGATTGTAAACAACTACCATCAAAAATTACTTGATAGTAAGGATAAAGTAAAAACGTATAACAACAAGTTAAAGAAACCCTTGCTAAAAGATAGAGAGCGTCTATTAACAAGACTGCTAATACAGAGTAAAAAACTACAATTTAAAATCAAAAAAATTAGTGATGTAAATTTAGACACATTAGTAATTCCTCATCCATTAATGGGTAAAATGACTATTAGAGAAATTATTATGTGGACAGCATATCACACAGAACATCATACCGAAATATTAATAATGACTTATGGTGAAGATACTTATTGCTAA